The Verrucomicrobiales bacterium genome includes a region encoding these proteins:
- a CDS encoding protein kinase yields the protein MSSGWNEQLEERLFDRARQEPTEAARAAFLDSVCSDNPALRARLDELLAAHFGQQQFLPMTASARSPSPVPAATEPPSQIIGRYRLVEKLGEGGFGEVWLAQQAEPVRRRVALKLIKPGMDSKQVVARFEAERQALAMMDHPNIARIYDGGLVGPSSSGRDSSLPAGRPYFVMELVHGSRITDYCGQHHLSTVQRIQLFIQVCNAVQHAHQKGIIHRDLKPSNILVTLHDGVPVPKVIDFGIAKAIHQELNDETLHTQFGQFIGTPSYISPEQAEPGADDIDTRSDIYSLGVLLYELLVGQTPFDAKEMTRGGLDALRKVIREKAPLRPSTKLSQLLTQARARTPEPAASEKERKEASLRLAQAKETLQLLHGDLDWIVLKCLEKDRRRRYDTVNALATDLQRHLANEPIIARPPSTTYQLRKAWQRNKVLCSAALMVVLTLVAATLVSTWQRMEATRSRRAAEASEQAAQRSLYVANLNLMGQAWEGNDLDRIRQLLSETANFPGRGFEWHYWQRLSHLEARTFWGHAARVWTADFSPDGRRVVTASEDLTAKVWDVSTGQLAITLNGHDDWVRSAAFSPDGSRIVTGSKDYSVRIWDAATGAELRRLQGHRAAIRSVAFSRNGHRIVTACQDGTARTWDAETGRLLVTFRGHSNWLFSAAFDPDGKRIVTAGEDGTARIWDATDGRELRRLVGHDGTVRTASFSPDGRLVVTASQDRTAKLWSSESGVLQKTLTGHLRNLFAAAFSPDGGRIVTASADQTARMWEVSTGREINQFKGHGAEIYTAMFSPDGRWILTASEDKTSKLWDISTRPSASILQYGTNVYTVTVSPDGQQIAAGGEGGRIKLWSLITGDPLMELSSHQTEVRSLAFSPDGRQLAAGHGDGSARVWKTIDGHLLRTLAGHIGGVNSVAFSADGTRLVSAGGEGRIKVWRMEDGKELLSKPPKRREAFSAGFSPDGLRVVAGFEWVVMVWQADTGAEILTIPNPSRSRSATFSPDGRWILAASGEKMARLWNSADGDPLSVLAGHTRVIYAANFSADGKRVVTASQDRSARVWDSATGKELLQLRGHTAEVTSAVFSPNGQRVVTGSMDGTVRIWIAASPEQTATWHQEELSASNRRTQTVEGPTLIKESIQLPAGLIRSWLLLAPLDIPTNGTAAALDAERMPGEAQLRPSAQQRFRANARELTWEPIEQATPLLDFNALVGKTSSPNSVAYAVCYLVTESPQSDVVFKIVSDDESKVYLNGKVIHRSNPNRSYVLDEETVGGVNLPAGTNTVVFKIVNSLEYWRGSLRVLDARGQEIPRLHVTLGAN from the coding sequence ATGAGCAGCGGATGGAACGAGCAGCTCGAGGAACGACTCTTCGACCGCGCACGCCAAGAGCCCACCGAGGCAGCCCGGGCCGCCTTTCTGGACTCGGTGTGCTCCGATAACCCCGCCCTCCGTGCCCGCTTGGATGAACTGCTCGCCGCCCACTTCGGGCAGCAGCAGTTCTTGCCGATGACCGCCAGTGCCCGCTCTCCGTCGCCGGTCCCCGCGGCCACCGAGCCCCCATCCCAGATCATTGGGCGCTATCGGCTGGTCGAAAAGCTCGGAGAAGGCGGCTTCGGAGAGGTCTGGCTGGCGCAACAAGCGGAGCCCGTGCGCCGCCGCGTCGCGCTCAAACTCATCAAGCCCGGGATGGACAGCAAACAGGTGGTCGCGCGGTTCGAAGCGGAGCGACAGGCCTTGGCCATGATGGATCATCCCAACATCGCCCGGATTTACGACGGTGGCCTCGTCGGCCCCTCCTCTTCCGGTCGGGACTCATCACTCCCCGCGGGCCGCCCATACTTCGTGATGGAATTGGTCCACGGCAGCCGGATCACGGACTACTGCGGCCAGCACCATCTTTCCACGGTCCAGCGGATTCAACTCTTCATTCAGGTCTGCAACGCGGTTCAGCATGCACACCAAAAGGGTATTATCCACCGGGATCTCAAGCCGTCGAACATCCTCGTGACTCTGCACGATGGTGTGCCCGTGCCGAAGGTGATCGATTTCGGGATCGCCAAGGCGATCCACCAGGAGCTCAACGATGAGACGCTCCACACGCAGTTTGGTCAGTTCATCGGAACTCCTTCCTACATCAGCCCTGAGCAGGCGGAACCCGGAGCCGACGATATCGACACGCGTAGCGACATCTATTCGCTGGGGGTGTTGCTGTATGAGCTGCTGGTGGGACAGACACCCTTCGACGCCAAGGAGATGACCAGGGGGGGGCTGGACGCCCTCCGCAAGGTAATCCGAGAGAAGGCCCCGCTCCGGCCGAGCACTAAACTGAGCCAACTTCTGACCCAAGCCAGGGCCCGAACTCCGGAGCCTGCGGCCTCGGAGAAGGAACGAAAGGAGGCCTCGCTTCGACTGGCGCAGGCCAAAGAAACCCTGCAGCTGTTGCACGGGGACCTTGATTGGATCGTGCTCAAATGTCTGGAAAAGGACCGACGTCGTCGCTACGACACGGTCAACGCGCTGGCCACCGATCTTCAGCGTCACCTGGCCAACGAACCCATCATCGCTCGCCCCCCCAGCACCACGTATCAACTTCGGAAGGCTTGGCAGCGGAACAAGGTGCTGTGCTCAGCCGCTCTGATGGTGGTTCTCACACTGGTGGCCGCCACCCTCGTGAGCACCTGGCAACGCATGGAGGCCACGCGATCCCGCCGCGCGGCCGAGGCCAGCGAGCAAGCGGCGCAGAGGTCGCTCTACGTCGCCAATCTGAACCTAATGGGACAAGCGTGGGAAGGAAACGACCTGGACCGCATTCGACAGTTGTTGAGCGAAACGGCCAACTTTCCCGGCCGCGGCTTCGAGTGGCACTACTGGCAACGGCTGTCCCACCTTGAAGCCAGAACGTTCTGGGGCCATGCGGCCCGCGTGTGGACTGCTGATTTTTCTCCGGATGGACGGCGGGTAGTCACTGCGAGTGAGGACCTCACGGCGAAAGTCTGGGATGTCTCGACCGGGCAGTTGGCCATCACCCTGAACGGTCACGATGATTGGGTCCGCTCGGCGGCATTCTCTCCCGATGGCAGCCGCATTGTGACCGGGAGCAAAGACTATAGCGTGCGAATCTGGGATGCCGCCACCGGCGCGGAGCTTCGTCGGCTGCAAGGACATCGTGCTGCCATTCGCAGCGTGGCGTTTTCCCGCAACGGCCACCGCATCGTGACCGCTTGCCAGGATGGCACCGCTCGAACTTGGGACGCGGAAACGGGACGCCTCCTGGTCACGTTTCGCGGACACTCGAACTGGCTGTTCTCGGCGGCATTCGATCCCGACGGAAAGCGCATTGTCACCGCGGGTGAGGATGGTACCGCTCGCATCTGGGATGCTACCGACGGCCGGGAGTTGCGGCGTTTGGTGGGACACGACGGAACTGTTCGAACGGCGAGCTTCTCGCCGGACGGTCGTCTCGTGGTCACCGCCAGCCAGGACCGGACGGCCAAACTCTGGAGCAGCGAAAGCGGCGTCTTGCAAAAGACGCTGACTGGGCACCTACGCAATCTATTCGCGGCGGCATTCTCCCCGGACGGAGGGCGCATTGTTACCGCCAGCGCCGATCAAACCGCCAGAATGTGGGAGGTCTCCACCGGGCGGGAGATCAACCAGTTCAAAGGGCACGGCGCAGAGATTTATACCGCCATGTTCTCGCCCGACGGTCGATGGATCCTCACCGCCAGCGAAGACAAGACGAGCAAGCTCTGGGATATTTCGACGCGGCCCTCAGCCTCGATTCTGCAATACGGAACGAACGTTTACACGGTGACCGTTTCACCAGACGGCCAACAGATTGCGGCCGGAGGGGAGGGTGGCAGGATCAAGCTTTGGTCTCTGATCACCGGCGATCCGCTGATGGAGTTGTCGAGTCACCAGACCGAGGTGCGATCCTTGGCCTTTTCCCCGGATGGGCGGCAGCTCGCCGCCGGGCACGGCGATGGAAGCGCCCGGGTCTGGAAGACCATCGATGGACATTTGCTCCGCACACTCGCGGGACATATCGGTGGAGTCAATTCCGTGGCGTTCTCCGCGGACGGCACCCGGCTCGTGAGCGCGGGGGGCGAAGGAAGGATCAAGGTGTGGCGGATGGAGGACGGCAAGGAGCTCCTGTCCAAACCGCCGAAGCGGCGTGAGGCCTTTTCCGCCGGTTTCTCCCCAGATGGACTGCGTGTGGTCGCAGGCTTTGAGTGGGTGGTGATGGTCTGGCAAGCCGACACGGGAGCCGAGATTCTGACGATCCCCAATCCTTCGCGGTCTCGCTCTGCCACCTTCTCGCCTGATGGCCGATGGATTCTCGCCGCGAGCGGCGAAAAGATGGCCAGGCTTTGGAATTCAGCCGATGGTGATCCGCTGTCTGTACTCGCCGGGCACACGCGAGTGATCTACGCCGCCAATTTTTCCGCCGACGGTAAACGCGTTGTCACCGCTAGTCAGGACCGCTCCGCCAGGGTCTGGGACTCTGCCACCGGCAAGGAGCTGCTCCAGTTGAGGGGCCACACTGCCGAGGTGACATCGGCGGTGTTCTCACCGAACGGTCAACGGGTTGTCACTGGAAGCATGGATGGCACCGTCCGGATCTGGATAGCAGCCTCCCCCGAACAGACCGCCACTTGGCACCAGGAAGAACTCAGTGCCTCCAATCGACGTACCCAGACCGTAGAGGGACCGACTTTAATCAAGGAATCCATCCAGCTACCCGCGGGGCTCATCAGGAGTTGGCTGCTGCTCGCGCCACTGGATATTCCGACCAACGGCACCGCCGCGGCGCTCGATGCCGAGCGGATGCCAGGTGAAGCCCAGCTCCGTCCCAGCGCGCAACAGCGCTTCCGGGCAAACGCGCGTGAACTGACCTGGGAGCCGATTGAGCAGGCCACCCCGCTTCTGGATTTCAACGCGCTCGTCGGTAAGACGTCGTCGCCGAACAGCGTAGCCTACGCCGTATGTTACCTCGTCACTGAATCCCCACAATCCGACGTCGTTTTCAAGATAGTGAGCGACGACGAATCCAAGGTCTACCTCAACGGCAAAGTCATCCACCGCTCCAACCCAAACAGGAGTTACGTGCTGGACGAAGAGACAGTCGGCGGGGTCAACCTGCCTGCGGGGACGAATACGGTCGTCTTCAAAATTGTGAACAGCTTGGAATACTGGCGCGGATCGCTTCGCGTACTGGACGCCCGAGGCCAGGAGATCCCCCGCCTGCACGTGACACTGGGAGCGAACTGA
- a CDS encoding sigma-70 family RNA polymerase sigma factor, protein MSDVTQALNAIASGDGAAYDRLLSLVYGELRSLAAAKMAREQPGQTLQATALVHEAWIKLIGSEERQVWQSRGHFFGAAAEAMRRILVDRARQKASIRHGGGLERVELQQVNLAMEDSPDTLLAVHEALENLTRAWPEKAEIVKLRYFTGLEMQEIADALGVSLSSVERHWAYARAWLFRELAKNSENR, encoded by the coding sequence ATGTCCGATGTCACCCAAGCGCTCAACGCCATTGCGTCCGGCGATGGCGCGGCCTACGACCGTTTGCTGTCGTTGGTCTACGGTGAATTGCGCTCGCTGGCGGCGGCGAAAATGGCCCGCGAGCAACCCGGCCAAACGCTCCAAGCCACGGCCCTGGTCCACGAAGCCTGGATCAAACTGATCGGATCGGAGGAGCGTCAGGTCTGGCAAAGTCGCGGTCACTTCTTCGGGGCCGCCGCCGAAGCCATGCGCCGTATCCTTGTCGATCGTGCGCGGCAGAAAGCCAGCATTCGGCACGGAGGCGGGCTCGAACGGGTCGAGCTGCAGCAGGTCAACCTGGCAATGGAAGACAGCCCCGATACCTTGCTGGCCGTCCACGAAGCCCTGGAGAACTTGACCCGGGCCTGGCCGGAGAAGGCCGAGATCGTCAAGCTGCGCTATTTCACCGGCCTGGAGATGCAGGAAATCGCCGACGCGCTGGGCGTGTCACTCTCGTCCGTCGAACGTCACTGGGCCTACGCCCGGGCCTGGCTGTTTCGCGAGCTGGCCAAGAATTCTGAAAACCGCTGA